A single genomic interval of Pelorhabdus rhamnosifermentans harbors:
- a CDS encoding LrgB family protein: MTALYSLFLTLCVYFISQRFYRYTGNVVSSPLIVCPIVLVTLLLLFHVSYNTYNEGGQILSFMLQPATVALAVPIYKYRALLKKYGWEIFISITSGAALAVVTSMGFASLLGLSPQVIDSLAPRSITTPMAMSISEMLGGNPAMTAVFVIITGIVGVVITPLLFKIPMIQNPVTKGLMLGVGAHGTGTAKAYEIGPLEGAMASLAMTFMGIVTTLIAPQLVPFCFYMLSTM; this comes from the coding sequence ATGACAGCATTGTATAGTTTGTTTTTAACACTCTGTGTTTATTTTATTTCACAGCGGTTTTATCGTTATACGGGAAATGTTGTCTCGTCACCGCTCATAGTTTGTCCAATTGTGTTAGTTACTTTGTTGCTCCTCTTTCATGTTTCTTATAATACGTATAATGAAGGTGGGCAAATTCTGAGTTTTATGCTTCAGCCGGCAACGGTCGCTTTGGCTGTACCTATTTATAAATATCGGGCATTGCTCAAGAAATATGGTTGGGAGATTTTTATCAGCATTACCTCAGGAGCGGCGCTGGCTGTTGTTACTTCCATGGGGTTTGCTAGTTTACTGGGATTAAGCCCGCAAGTTATCGATAGTTTAGCTCCTCGCTCGATTACAACGCCCATGGCAATGAGTATTTCAGAAATGCTTGGCGGCAATCCCGCGATGACAGCTGTATTTGTTATTATTACAGGAATTGTCGGCGTTGTCATTACGCCCTTACTGTTTAAAATCCCTATGATTCAGAATCCCGTTACAAAGGGACTGATGCTTGGTGTTGGGGCTCATGGTACAGGGACAGCCAAGGCTTATGAGATCGGTCCATTAGAAGGAGCGATGGCGAGTTTGGCTATGACTTTTATGGGAATCGTTACGACACTGATAGCGCCGCAACTGGTCCCTTTTTGTTTTTATATGCTGAGTACGATGTAA
- a CDS encoding CidA/LrgA family protein — MRAFTIVLQIILLCGVSMLGNELSRYFRLNIPGNILGLILLLFLLQCKVVSVKWVEHGADFLIAELLLFFIPSAIGVMQFQSALINQFFHLGAVIVLSTIAVVLFVGLLTEGILNVHRKEREHDSIV, encoded by the coding sequence GTGAGAGCGTTTACAATTGTGTTGCAGATTATTTTACTATGTGGTGTGAGTATGCTTGGCAATGAACTTTCTAGGTACTTTCGCCTGAATATTCCTGGTAATATTTTGGGGCTTATCTTGTTGCTTTTCCTTCTGCAATGCAAAGTCGTCTCCGTAAAATGGGTTGAACATGGAGCGGATTTTTTGATTGCTGAATTATTGCTGTTTTTTATTCCCTCAGCTATTGGTGTTATGCAATTTCAAAGTGCACTGATAAATCAATTCTTCCATCTGGGGGCCGTCATTGTTTTAAGTACAATAGCCGTCGTTTTGTTCGTTGGCCTGCTTACAGAGGGAATTTTAAATGTTCATCGGAAGGAGCGGGAACATGACAGCATTGTATAG
- a CDS encoding LysR family transcriptional regulator translates to MDILHLTYFTEVARQKSFTKASQTLHVSQPSISKVIKTLENELNVLLLERSGKHVELTDAGYALFQRAQHVLLAMENLTAELSDIVGLKTGRLIIGLPPMIGSRFFPKVIGDFKKSYPGIELKLIEVGSKQIESSIEAGTLDLGVVAQTVENGVFDSFPIMKESLQVVLYPGHSLASQSQLSLHTLRNEPFILFRNDFSLYDAILSQCDQAGFMPNIVCQSSQWDFIAEMVSAKLGIALLPETICHELEPKRFQFVPLVDPIIPWNLAVVWQQNKYLSFAAREWIKFTKNFFQVSYDTEQKLKQKEFNNHTLI, encoded by the coding sequence ATGGATATTCTTCATTTAACCTATTTTACCGAAGTAGCCCGCCAGAAAAGTTTTACAAAAGCCTCACAAACACTTCATGTTTCGCAACCCTCGATAAGTAAAGTGATTAAAACTTTGGAAAACGAGTTAAATGTCCTGCTTTTAGAACGTTCAGGAAAACACGTCGAACTTACGGACGCTGGGTACGCTCTTTTTCAACGGGCACAGCACGTTCTCTTGGCAATGGAAAATCTTACGGCTGAACTGTCCGACATTGTGGGTCTCAAAACAGGACGGCTCATTATCGGTTTGCCCCCGATGATTGGCTCCCGATTTTTTCCAAAAGTCATTGGTGACTTTAAAAAAAGTTATCCAGGTATTGAACTAAAACTTATTGAAGTTGGTTCCAAACAAATCGAATCAAGCATCGAAGCAGGTACACTTGATTTAGGTGTCGTCGCCCAAACTGTGGAAAATGGCGTCTTTGATTCTTTCCCCATTATGAAAGAATCTCTCCAAGTAGTACTTTATCCCGGCCATTCCCTGGCCAGCCAATCCCAATTAAGTCTACATACCTTGCGAAATGAACCTTTTATTTTATTTCGCAATGATTTTTCACTCTACGATGCTATTCTCAGTCAATGTGACCAAGCCGGATTTATGCCAAACATCGTCTGCCAAAGTTCCCAATGGGACTTTATCGCCGAAATGGTCTCTGCGAAGCTGGGTATTGCTCTCTTACCTGAAACAATCTGCCACGAACTGGAGCCGAAGCGTTTTCAATTCGTTCCCCTTGTTGATCCTATTATCCCCTGGAATTTAGCAGTCGTCTGGCAACAAAATAAATATCTATCCTTTGCTGCCCGTGAATGGATCAAATTCACCAAAAACTTTTTTCAAGTTTCTTATGACACAGAGCAAAAACTTAAACAAAAAGAGTTCAATAATCACACTCTGATATGA
- a CDS encoding ECF transporter S component: MKRQRNFTTRDIIFIGVFSALCVIATTVKIPLVTGGMVHLGTACLFTIAILFGGVYAGLSGAIGSAFFDLLIGFSPYTIWSFVIKGIAGFIAGIVVKGLWPETKVGQHPVTNKVWMVKAIFGCLLAALWTLGGYILAWWQVTGSLSVAIGNMPSSLITSGVGMIVAFFLTVKLHNVIKM; the protein is encoded by the coding sequence ATGAAGAGACAACGCAATTTTACAACTAGAGATATTATTTTTATTGGTGTATTTTCTGCTTTATGCGTCATTGCAACAACTGTGAAGATTCCCTTAGTAACAGGAGGAATGGTGCATTTAGGCACAGCCTGTTTGTTTACGATTGCTATTTTATTCGGCGGCGTTTATGCGGGGCTGTCCGGAGCCATTGGTTCGGCTTTTTTTGATTTGCTTATAGGCTTTTCGCCTTATACCATCTGGTCTTTTGTTATTAAGGGAATTGCAGGGTTTATTGCCGGTATCGTTGTTAAAGGTCTATGGCCCGAGACGAAAGTCGGTCAGCATCCTGTGACAAATAAGGTGTGGATGGTCAAAGCTATTTTTGGGTGTCTCTTAGCGGCTCTTTGGACACTTGGCGGTTATATTTTGGCTTGGTGGCAAGTGACTGGCAGTCTGAGTGTGGCTATTGGCAATATGCCCAGTTCTTTAATTACATCGGGCGTAGGAATGATTGTGGCATTCTTTTTAACAGTCAAGTTACATAATGTCATCAAAATGTAA
- a CDS encoding pyridoxamine kinase, with the protein MKSFVPRVAAIQDISCLGRCSLTVIMPILSAMGIQVCPLPTAVFSTHLGGFGRPACCDFTDYMESFVQHWQQQGMTFDCIYSGFLASEQQIDIVERTMNVFSANHPFVLVDPVMGDGGKLYTTYTKHMQERMKQLVAKADVITPNYTEACFLLGEPYDEAVCDLGKMTDWLARLSDLGPERVVITGIFISQEKLLTLGYDQKNAAVYQVFSDYIPAKYPGTGDVFASVLLGSLLRGASLPCAMEQAADFVAEAIRVTLAFNTPPREGILLETILSRLCLSE; encoded by the coding sequence ATGAAATCCTTTGTGCCACGCGTTGCGGCTATTCAAGATATTTCCTGTTTAGGTCGCTGTTCGTTAACAGTTATTATGCCGATCTTATCTGCCATGGGGATACAAGTTTGTCCTTTGCCAACGGCAGTGTTTAGTACTCATTTAGGCGGATTCGGAAGACCAGCCTGTTGTGATTTTACAGATTATATGGAAAGTTTTGTTCAGCATTGGCAACAACAAGGCATGACATTTGATTGTATTTATAGCGGTTTTCTTGCTTCAGAGCAGCAAATTGACATAGTCGAAAGAACAATGAATGTATTTTCAGCGAATCATCCATTTGTTCTTGTTGATCCAGTCATGGGTGATGGTGGAAAATTGTATACAACCTATACAAAGCATATGCAAGAGCGAATGAAGCAGCTCGTTGCTAAGGCCGATGTGATTACACCCAATTACACGGAAGCCTGTTTTTTATTAGGAGAACCTTATGATGAGGCTGTTTGCGATCTGGGAAAAATGACGGATTGGCTTGCTCGGTTAAGCGATCTTGGCCCTGAAAGAGTCGTGATTACTGGTATATTCATTTCACAAGAAAAGCTGCTTACCCTAGGTTATGATCAAAAAAACGCTGCTGTTTATCAAGTGTTTAGTGATTATATTCCGGCCAAGTATCCAGGCACAGGCGATGTTTTTGCCAGCGTGTTATTAGGTTCATTATTACGCGGTGCTAGCTTGCCTTGCGCCATGGAACAAGCAGCAGATTTTGTGGCAGAGGCTATTCGAGTGACATTAGCTTTCAATACACCGCCAAGGGAAGGCATATTATTAGAAACAATTTTATCCCGATTATGTCTTAGTGAATGA